GCAGGACAGCGGCTCGGGTACCGAACTCTCGCTGGCGGAGTTGGAACGGCTGGCGGACACCGACGGGCTCACCGTCGTGGACGCGGTCGTGCAGAGCCGTCCCCGACCCGACTCCGCCACCTACGTCGGCGCCGGGAAGGTACAGGAGTTGACCGAGGCGGCCGAACGGGGCCACGCCGATCTGGTGATCGCCGACGGAGAGTTGACCCCCGGCCAGGTGCGCAACCTGGAGGAACAGGTCGGGGTGCGGGTTGTCGACCGTACCGCGCTCATTCTGGACGTCTTCGCCGAACACGCCCGCACCAGCGAGGGACGCCTCCAGGTGGAGTTGGCCCAGATCGCGTACCAGTTGCCCCGCCTGCGTGGCGACGGCCGAGGGCTTTCCCGGGTCGGTGGTGGCCGGGTCGCCGGCGGCGCCGGTATGGGCGTCCGTGGCCCGGGTGAACAGCGCTTGGAGACGCAGCGGCGCCGGCTGCGGCAGCGGGCTTCCCGGCTGGGCGAGCGGGTGCGGGAGCTGTCCCGGCGACGGGAGCAGACCCGTCGGCGCCGCACCCGCAACCGGGTGCCCTCCGTGGCGATCACCGGCTACACGAACGCGGGAAAGTCAGCCCTGCTCAACCGCCTGACCGGGGCGGACGTTCTCGTCGAGGACGTACTCTTCGCCACCCTCGACCCGACGGTGCGCCGGATCAGGGTCGACGACATCGTCGCCACACTCGCCGACACCGTGGGTTTCGTCCGCTACCTGCCCCACCAACTGGTCGACGCCTTCCGCTCGACGTTGGAGGAGGTCAGCAGGAGTGACCTGGCCGTACACGTGGTCGACGCCTCGGCGCCGGACGCGGCGAACCAGATCGCCACGGTGCACGACGTGCTGCGTGAGATCGGTGCGGGGGATGTGCCGGAGCTCCTCGTGCTCAACAAGATCGACGTAGCACCGCAGGAGCAGTTGACCACCTTGCGACGGAGGTACCCCGACGCGCTGGCGGTGTCGGCGCTGACCGGGGCGGGCGTCGGCGAACTACGTACCGCGCTTGCCGCCCGGCTCAGGGAGGTCGGCACCGGGACACCGAGCCCGTCCAGGTGACCCTCCGTCGACGCCTCCCGCCGAGAACCGGTCCGGGGCGGTTCGCTCCCCACAATTGGGGAAGGTAGCGCCGTGGACAGCAGGCGGGCCGGCGGAACCGGTGGGGCAGGGCACGGGGCGGCCACGGCGGGCGGACCGGCGGGGACGGGCCAGGACGACCGGGAGTCGGTCGTCGTGGTCGGTGCCGGACCGGCCGGGTTGACCGCCGCGCTGATGCTGATCCGGGCGGGCTACCGGCCCCTGGTGCTCGAGGCCAGTGGCGAGGTGGGCGGAATCAGCCGGACCGTGGAGCGCGACGGATGGCGTTTCGACCTGGGCGGCCATCGTTTCTTCACCAAGGTCGACGAGGTACGCGAACTGTGGCACGAGATCCTGCCGGAACAGGATTTCCTGAGCCGACCCCGGATGAGCCGCATCCTGTACCAGGGCCGCCTGTACGACTACCCGCTCAAGCCGATGAACGCGCTACGTAACCTCGGACTGCTGGAGGCGATGCGGTGCGTCGGCTCGTACGGGTGGGTGCGGATCCGTCCGCCGCGTGATCAGAGCACCTTCGAAGGCTGGGTCAGCGCCCGGTTCGGCCGGCGCCTGTACGGCATGTTCTTCAAGACGTACACCGAGAAGGTGTGGGGCGTGCCGGGCAACCAGATCCAGGCGGACTGGGCGGCACAGCGGATCAAGAACCTGTCACTGGGGGGCGCGGTACGCGAGGCGCTGCGCCCGTCCAAACTGCGGCGGGGCCGGCAGGAGATCACCACGCTCATCGACGAGTTCGAGTACCCGCGCCTCGGTCCGGGCATGATGTGGCAGCGGGCCCGGGAGTTGGTCGAGGCCGGCGGAGGCGAGGTGCGCCTGCACCGCCCGGTGCGCGACATCCGCCGGGCCGGCGGACGGGTCACCGGGTTGACGGTCTCCCACGACGGCAAGCCCGAGTTCATCGCGTGTGACCGTCTGATCTCGTCCATGCCACTGACCGAACTCGTCCTGATGATGGACCCGCCGGCAGAGGTCGAGCGGGCCGCCCGGGGGCTGAGCTACCGCGACTTCCTGACGGTCGCACTCGTGCTGCCGGTCCAGGACGTGTTCCCGGACAACTGGATCTACGTGCACACGCCGGGCGTACGGGTGGGGCGGGTGCAGAACTTCGGCTCCTGGTCGCCGTACCTGGTGAAGGACGGCTACACCTGCCTCGGACTGGAGTACTTCGTCAACGAGGGCGACGACCTGTGGCAGACCCCGGACGCGGACCTGATCGCACTTGCCGCCCGGGAGCTGACCAGTCTCGGCCTGGTCGAGGGCGAGGTGGAGGCCGGGTACGTCGTCCGGGTCCCGAAGGCGTACCCGGTCTACGACGCCGGGTACGCCGAGCACGTCGAGGTGCTGCGGCGCTGGCTGGAGCGGGTGGCCCCGAACGTCTACCCGGTCGGGCGCAACGGCATGCACAAGTACAACAACCAGGACCACTCGATGCTGACCGCGATGCTGGCGGTCGAGAACATCACCGGCGCGGACCACGACCTGTGGTCGGTCAACGTGGAGTCCGACTACCACGAGCAGAAGGCCGAGGCGTCCAGCGGAGGCGGCCGGGCGGCACCGACGTTCGCGGAGGCGTCCCAGGGTGGGCGATGAGCACGGCCAGCCCCTCACGGCGCCACCCCTGGCGCGCACACCCGGCGCTGGTCGTATCGGTCCTGCTGCTGCTGATCAGCGGAATCCTGCTGCGTTTCCTGGCGACCTCCCCGTTGTGGCTGGACGAGGCGCAGAGCGTCGCGATCAGTGAGCTGCCCCTTCCCCAGCTCTTCGACGCGTTACGTGCCGACGCCGCACCCCCGCTGTACTACCTGCTGCTGCACGGCTGGATCGGTCTTGTCGGCACCGGGGACTGGGCCGTACGCGCCCTGTCCGGCCTGTTCGCGGTCGCCGCGCTGCCGCTCTTCTACCTTCTGGCGAGACGCTCGGCGGCAGGACTGGCCACACTGGCGCTGGCAGCGGCGAACCCGTGGTTGGTGCGGTACGCCACCGAGGCCCGGCCGTACGCCCTGGAGGTGCTGCTGGTGCTGCTCGGGGTGCTCTGCCTCGAGCGGGTGTACCGACGGCCCGGACCAGCGCCTGCCGCACTCCTGGCCCTGGTCGTCGGGCTGCTGCTGCTGACCCACTACTGGTCGTTGTTCCTCTACCCGGTGGTCGGTCTCGGCCTGCTGGTGTCGCTGCTGCGAACCAGGTCCCGCGCGGCCGGCTGGAGCCTGGCCGGGCTCGCCGCCGGAGCCGTACTGTTCGTCCCCTGGCTGCCCAGCTTCCGGTATCAGGTCCAGCACACCGGCACCCCGTGGACCGGACGCAGCGGATCCCAGGTCCTCCTGCACCTGGTCGCCGAGTGGGGGACTGCCGGCCTGCGACCGCCGATCGTGCTGCTCCTGGTCACCTGGCCACTGACTGTCTGGGCCGCGCTCACCGGTGGGCGCCGTTCCCGACTGCTCGGCGCGGCTGGTGGCGCCACCCTCCTGCTCGCCTTCGGCGTGGCGTGGCTGACCGGGTCGGCGGTGGTCAGTCGCTACACCGCCGTCGTGGTGCCGCTGGCACTGCTCCTGCTCGGGACGGGTGCCGCGCTGCTTCCCCGGCGGTGGCCGGCCCTGATCGTCACCGGCCTGGCGCTGTCCTGGCTGGCGACGGACGCGGTCCTCGTGACCCGGCAACGTACCGACGCCGGACCCATCGCCGCGGTGCTCAACCGTCACCTCACCGATGCCGACACGGTGATCTTCTGCCCCGATCAGCTCGGACCGGACATCGTCCGGCGGCTGCATGCCCACCCCCGGCTGCTCAGCTTTCCCCACCAGGACACCCCTGGCCGGCTCGACTGGATCGACTACAAGCAGCGGATCGAGAGCCAGGATCCCGTACGACTCGCCGAACAGGTCGCCGCTGGGCGCGACGGTGGAGCCGTCTGGCTGATCCCCCGCTACGGCTACCGGCCTTTCGGTGAGCGCTGCCAGCAGTTGGGCATCGCGCTGGAACGCGTACTCGGCCCCGCGCAGCAGTCGGAGGTGACCAGCCGAGGCGCCCGGGAGCCAATCTGGCGATGGGAGCGGTAGCAGGGGAAATCGCCGTCCGACCGGTCGATTGTCGGCTTCCCCACCGGGTTTCCGCGGTACCCCACCGGGTAGCCAACCAGCGCGTCGACGGCGGCCTTGTCGAACCGGGGACGTCTGTGGGCCTCGACCGGAACAGTCGACGGACATCAGGAGGAAGCGACATGACCACGATTCAGGAACAGGACGTGCTCGACCTGCTGCATGAGCAGCACAACCAGATCAAGGCCCTGTTCGGCCAGCTGAGTCGTGCCCAGGGGACGGAGAAACGAGAGCTGTTCGAGGATCTGGTCCGGCTGTTGGCGGTACACGAGAGCGCCGAGGAGATCGTGGTGCACCCACGGGCCGAGCGGAAGATCGAAGGCGGCGCGGATGTGGTGCAGAAGCGCAGACACGAGGAAGATCAGGCCAAGCGGGAGCTGTCGGCCCTGTACGACCTGGGCGTGGAGCACCCGGACTTCGATTCCCGGCTGTCCACGTTCGCCGACGCGGTGGTTGAGCACGCCAGCCGGGAGGAGTCGGAGGAGTTCCCGTCGTTGCGGCGGAATTCGTCGCCGGAGCAGTTGCGGCGGATGGCTGGCGCGTTGCGAGCGGCGGAGGCGATGGCTCCGACCCGTCCGCATCCGCACAGCGGTGAGTCCAGGACCGCCAATCTCGTCGCGGGCCCGCCGATGGCGTTGTTCGACCGGCTGCGCGACGCCGTACGTGACTGGCGTGAGTCGCACCGGGACCAGGACTGAGCGACACCGGCGATCCGTCGCCACGGCCACACCCGCCGCTGGTGCCTCGTCGACCAGTGCTCACCAGCCGATCGGGAAGGCGGGCGGCGAGCAGGCCGCTCGCCCTGAGCATGGGTGAACGACTATCTGGGTACAGCCGGACTTATGGCACCGGATTCGGGCGTGGCGGAGTCGTACTGGATGGACTCGACCGGTTCGACGTCGTTCCCGGCGTTGGCGGGGGACGTCGAGGTGGACGTCGCGGTGGTCGGCGGTGGTATCGCCGGCCTCTGTACGGCCTGGGAGTTGGTCAGGGCCGGCCTTCAGGTGGCGATCTTCGAGGCTGACCGGGTCGCGAGTGGCGTGACCGGGTACACCACCGCGAAGCTGACCGCCCAGCATGGGCTGGTCTACGCGCATCTGCGGTCGAGTTTCGGCGCCGATGCGGCCCGCCAGTACGCCGCGTCCCAGCAGGACGCGATCGCCCACGTGGCGGAGATCGTGGCCGAACTGGACATCGAGTGTGACCTGGAGCGGCTGCCGGCCTTCACCTACCTGCCGCCGGAGTCGGACCCGGGGCAGATCGAGGCCGAGGTCGAGGCGGCGACAGCGGCGGGACTTCCGGCGTCGTTGGTCACCGAGACCGGGCTGCCGTACCGGATCGGCGCGGCGATCCGGGTCGAGCAGCAGGCACAGTTCCATCCGCGCCGGTACCTGCTCGCCCTGGCCTCGGATCTCACCGCCCGAGGCGGTCAGATATTCGAACGGACCCGGATCGTCGGCCTGGACGAGGGAGAGCCGTGCCGGTTGACGAGCGAATCCGGTGCGACGGTGACCGCGCGTGAGGTGGTGGTCGCCACCCACTACCCGATCTTCGATCGGGCGGCGCTCTTCACCCGCCTGGAGCCACGCCGTGAGTTGGTGGTGGCCGCGGTCATTGATCCCGACGACGACCCGGCCGGCATGTACGTGACGCCAGCGGAGAACACCCGGTCGGTTCGGACCGCTCCGTACGGTGAGGGTCGGCGCCTGTTGATCGTCACGGGTGAGACCTTCAAGCCCGGGACTCCCGGCGTTGCCGACCGGTTGGCGACGTTGACCGACTGGACCAGCGAGAGGTTCCGGGTCGAGGCGTTCGCCTACCACTGGGCGGCGCAGGACAACATGACCACCGATCACGTGCCCCACGTCGGTCGACTGCATCCCGGTGCCGAGCATGTGTACGTGGCGACCGGCTTCAACGCCTGGGGAATGAGCAGCGCGGTGATGGCCAGCCGGTTACTGACCGGCCTGATCGGCGGGGATGTTCCACCGTGGGCGGCGCTCTACGACCCACGTCGGGTCCATCCCACCGTCGAGGCGGGGAACTTCCTCAAGGCCAACATCGCCGTCGCGCGCCGGTTCGTCGGGGATCGGATCCGTCCCACCACCCACGCCGATTCGCCCGAGGACATCGCCCCCGGCAACGGCGCGATCGTCCGGATCTCCGGCGAGCGCTGCGCGGCGTACCGCGACGACGCGGGGGACCTGCACACGGTCTCGGCAACGTGCACGCATCTGGGCTGCCTCGTGGCCTTCAACGAGGTGGAGAAAACCTGGGACTGTCCCTGTCACGGCTCCCGGTTCGGCACCGACGGCACGGTGATCCAAGGACCGGCCACGAAGCCGCTGCGGCCACGGGAGCCGGACGGTCAGGAGTCCGGACGGACCTAGACCGGTCCACCGACGACTGTCCAGGCAACTCGCCGTCGCGGGCGTGCCCACCTGGCTTCGTGACCCCCTCCCGGTCCCGGGCGACTCAGCGGACCGATGTCTCGGCCACGGGGTGCGATGGTCTCGCGCGGCGTGTTCGTCGGCGGCCCCAGGCAGTGAAGACGGCAACCGCAAGGAGCAGCTCGGCCAGGTCACCGCCGTAGTACATGAGCTGTGCCGCGTCGCGCACGTTGCCGGGATCGAGGGCGGCACCGGGTGGCCAGTGGGATGCCCGGGCGTAGAGAAGCTTGGCGAGTACCGCGTGCGCGGCAGCGGCCAGGACGAGCACCGAGAGCCGCACACTCAGGCTGGGCCGCCGAGGAGCCGGGTCCGGCCCGGCGGCGAACCAGGCGAACAGATATCCGGCGAGGAACAGGTGCACATGTACGGCGATGTGCAGTGCCTCGTTCGTCCGGGCATGGACGTACAGCGGCGTCAGGTAGACCACGTAGAGGCCGCCGACGTTGAGCAGGAGCACGGTCACCGGACGGCTCAGCAGATGCGACACCCGCGAACGGAGAAGGGACGTCACGCCCCGCCGGCCCCACCCCGGCAGGGTTCGCAGCGCCAGCGTCATCGGCGCGGCCAGCGTGAGCGCGAGCGGGGCGTACATTCCGACCAGCAGATGCTGCACCATGTGCGCCCGCACATCGTGGTGGGCGGCCGAAGCGACCACGGGAGAGAAGGCGACGGCCAGCAGCCCGGCACCGACGACGAACGAAGCGGCCCGGAGGGGACGCCATCCGGCCGTCGTACGCCGGGCCCGGCCGGCAGCGGCCAGGTAGCACCCGGTCAACACGACGACCGCGAAGATCGGCAGCCAACCCCGACCGCCGTCGCTCAGCGTGGAGTGGGCCAACCCGTCCGTCATCGGGCGTCCGACGGCCGACGGGTACGGAGCGCGAGCAGGGCCCCGACGACGAGCAGTAGCGCGCCCGAGGCGATCCAGGCCACGTCGTACGGGACGATCTCCACGCCGTACCGGATCTGGTGCACACGCAGCACCTTGTGGTCGACAACGCCGTCGAAGAGCTGGAAACCGCCGAGCCCGAGGAACAGTCCCGCCCACGCCGACGCCGGCACCAGCCAACCGTGGCGGCGCAGGTCGGCGAGGAGGAAGAAACCGGCGACCAACGCGACCAGCTCCGCGGCGTGCAGCAGCCCGTCGGAGACCAGACCCAGGGCGGGCGTGGACCGGTCATAGAAGTGGTGCCAGCGCAGGAGCTGATGGAAGACGATCTCGTCGACCGCCGCCATCACTCCTACGCCGATGAGCACCGTCGCCGCTGTCGAACGACCCCGTCGTCCACGGCCGGTCGGAGCCTTCGGCGCATCCGTCCTCACAGCGTTTCCTGTCGGTTCGCCCGTTTGCTGGACCGGCTCTTACCCCGTTTGTTCTGCCTCAAACCGGCCCCACAGCATGTGTCGAGCCAGGTGCGGACGGGTAGCCGCAGCACGGCTGACAACGTGACCAGCAAGGCGCCTCGAGGTGGCAACTCCCGAAGGAAAGTTGGCCCGATGGTTTCGTATTCGAACACCGGACCCGGGTGGCGGAGCGGGCGAGCGTCAGCGGCGCGACAGTGTTCGTTGCGCCCGCCGGTCCGGCCATGACCGGCGCGTCCGACCTGGACCAGGACGTGGAGTCGACGTCGGTCCGAGGCGATCCCGTCGCCCTGGATCTGGAGTACGTGCTGCCGGTCCGCTGGTCCGACGACGCCGAACTCGACGACCTGACCCGGTATCTGCGCTGGCTCGGTCGCCGGGTCGACGTGACGGTGGTCGACGGGTCACCGCACGGGGTGTTCGCCCGGCACGCCGCCCACTGGCGCCCCCACGTGAGACACCTGAGACCCGATCCTGACCTGTGTTACGCCAACGGCAAGGTCAACGGGGTGAGTACCGGGCTGCGGCTGGCCCGACACGAGAGCGTGATCATCGCCGACGACGACGTCCGGTACGACGACGAGGCACTGCGCGAGATGCATCGGCTACTCGGCCGGTCGGATCTGGTCCGGCCGCAGAACTTCTTCCACCCGCTACCCTGGCACGCCCGCTGGGACAGCGGCCGGACCCTGCTCAACCGGGCCATCGACGCGGACTACCCCGGCACCCTCGGCATCCGCCGGTCGACGTTCCTCGACATGGGTGGCTACGACGGCGACGTGCTGTTCGAGAACCTCGAACTCATCCGCACCGTTCGTGGTCACGGCGGCGTCGACGTCTCCGATCCCGGCCTCTACGTGCGCCGGCTACCGCCGGACGTCCGCCGGTTCTGGTCCCAGCGGGTCCGACAGGCGTACGACGACCTGGCCCAGCCCGCCCGAATGGCACTCTTCCTGGCTGTCCTACCCGTGCTGGCCGGGCTGCTCGCCCGGGGCCGACGAGTTCCGTTGGCGGTGGCCGCAGCAGGCGTCATGGCACTTGCCGAGCGGGGCAGACGCCGAGCCGGCGGAGCGGCCGTCTACCCGTTCACCACGACGCTGTTCGCCCCGGCCTGGGTGCTGGAACGCGCGGTGTGCAGTTGGCTGGCGCTCGGCCTGCGATGCGGTCGGGGTGGAGCGTGGTACGCCGGCCGACGGATCCGGGTCGCCGCCCACAGCCAGCGTGCCCTCACCCGTCGGCGCTGATTTCCGCGACGGTACCGGCCTCCCCGTACCGCTGACCATCGGGAGCCGGGTCAGGCCCGGCAGGCGCCCGGAAGCCGAGGGATTTGTGGGTGCCGTCGCAGAAGGGTTTGACCGCTGATCCCCCACATCGACACAGTGCGACCGTGTCTCGCCCGGGATCGATGACATCCCCGCCGGGGGTACGCAACTCGAAGTTCCCCCTGAGTAACAGGGGCCCGTCCTCGTACGAAGTGACCGTGGTGGACGGCTCGCCGCTGCCTGTGTGTGCCATGACCGGTAACTGCCCGGCAGGAGCACCCTGGTAACCCGCGGCGGCGAGCCGAACCGCCACTGCCGGCAGGGCCCGGTTCGGTCACTGCTGGCGTACGTCCTTCGCGGTCTTCTCCGCCTGCCCGCGCAGGCCCTGCCCGGTCGACTGGGCCTGGTCGCGTAGCGCACCCGCGCCCTGGCCCGCCTTGGACTTGACCGACTCCGCGGCGTGTTGCGCCGGCTCCCGCAGGCTGTCCTGGGTCTGACGGGCCGCGCCCATCGCCTGTTGCTTGAGGTCACCGGCGTGTTCGGACGCCTTGTGCCGGAGTTGGCCCGCCATCTGACGTTCCGGCTGGCTGGTGGGCAGCAGCGAGGAGGCGAGGATACCGAGGCCGAACGCGACCAGACCGGCGGCCAAGGGGTGGCCCTGCGTCTGTTGCTGGGCGCTCTGGCCCATTCCGTGCATCCGCTCGCTGGCGGCGGTGGAGAGCCCGGACAGTCGCTCCTGCCCGACGTCACGCGCGTGCATGGAGGCGTCCCGGGCGTGCAGGGACGCGTCCCGGACCTGTTCGGTGCTTCCCATGACGTTCTCCTTGACCTTCTGCCAGGTGCCGCGGGCCCGTTCGGTCTGGTGCTGGGCGACGCGGCGTGGGTTCACCCTGTCGCCGAGCGCGTCCACGTTGCGGCCCAGGTCGTCCTGGGTCTGCTCGATATTCGCTCGGATCCGGTCCTGGTCCGTACTCACTGGTGTCCCCCCGATCGATGATCCCCCTGGCCGGTGACCGCACCAGGTGTCCGACGCAGTGTGCTGGTGGTCTGCGGCAGGGCTTGGAGGCCGCGCATCCGTTGTCGTGCAACGGTGATCAGCACCCCGGCGATCAGTGCCCAGACGACCGCGACGATCAACGCCGACCAGCCCTGGTCGATGACGTTCGACAGCCCCCACCACAGTGCGTAGGAGAGGAACAGCAGAACCATGAACCCGCCGAGGGCGGCGGCACCGAACATGCCCGCGACCTTCGCCGCGAGACGTATCTCGGCCCGCGCCTCAGCCTTGGCCAGCTCGATCTCCTGGCGGATCAGGGTCGACGTGTCCCGGGTGATCCCGCTGAGCAACGAGCCGATGGATGCTCTGCCCGGATCACGCTCCCGTTCCTGAGCGGCGCTCGGTCCGCTGGCCGCGCTGCTCATCGCAGCCCGCCCGGTTGTGCCTGCACCGCCCTGCTCGCTTCGGCCCCTTGGGCCATCTCCCCCTCGTGGCCGTCGAACGGCACACCCTGTTGAGCGGGGTCGGGCGGCTGGTAAGCGGACATGTTGCCCGGTTGGCCGCCCTGGCGGTGGCCATCGCCGTGCGCGTGCGTGTCGCCGCCCTGCATGTTCCTCATGCTCTTGCCCAACCGGCCGGCGAGGAGCCCGGCGATCGCGGCGCCAGCGAGGAAGATGCCCGGATTGCGGCGTGCGTAGTCGCGTACCTCGCTGACCACCATCCCGGGTTCCCGCTGGTCCAGCCACTGCGCCGCCTGGTTGGCGCGACCGGCCGCGTGCCGGATCAGGTCGGTGGCGACTCCCTGCTGGTCGCTTCGCTCGGACATCGCCTGTAGCTCGTTACCCAGAGCCCGAAGCCCTTCGGCCGCACGGTGCTGCTGGGCCCCGGCCTGCTCCTTGAGCTGAGCCGACGCCTGCCCCATCAACTCCCGTGCCTGCCGGCTGGCCTCGTTGGCCACGTCCCGGCCCTGAGCCGCGGCGCTCTGCGCCAACTGGCCCCCTGCCTGTGAAACCTGCTGGCCGGTCTGCGCGGCCCCCTGCTTGGCAGCCTGCGTCCTCGACCCTCCACTGCTCTGCGTCATCCCCGGTCCTCCGTCAACGCTGCGATGTCTCCGGCCAACTGGTTGCGGCTACGGCTACCCGCTATGTCCGCAGTTACTCGGCCTAGAGCAGGCCAGCGTGACCGGCGAGTGCGGCGGCCTCGGCCCGGGTGCTCACGCGCAGCTTCCGCAACAGGGACGCCGTCAGCCGTTTGACCGTCCGCTCGGAGACGTGCAGGTTCTGAGCTATCTCAACGGTGCTGTTTCCCTTCGCAATAAGCTGCAACAGCAGGCGTTCCTCGTCATCCAGCACGGCAGAGGCGGGAAGCCGGGTACGTGCCGGCGTGAGTAGCGCGGTGAGCAGGTCGGCGGGGAGCACGGCCCAACCGTCGAGGACCGCGAGCAGCGGCGGTAGCAGTTCCTCGGGTTCACTGCTCTTGGGCAGGTATCCCGCCGCCCCGGCCCGGAGCGCCTCGACCGCGAGGTCCGTCTCGCCGAGCCCGGACATGGCGACGATCCGCAGACCGGGGCTGGCGCGGCGGATGGCGGCGATGGCACGTACCCCACCGGGAGGCGGCATGTGCAGGTCGACCAGTGCCAGGTCAGGTAGGCACCGCCGGACGAGTGCGGCGGCACCGGCCGCGTCACCGGTTGATCCGACCACGCTTGCCCGACCGCCACTGGTCGCGCCAAGGAGCAGTTCCAGGCCCCGTACGAACAGCGGGTGGTCGTCGACCAGCGCGATGCGAACGGTGGCCGGGTTGGGCACGCCGGGCCGTTACCCGAACGTGAACGGTTTATGCGTAACGAAGCAGGCTGGGCGGTGAACGGCGGCCTGAACGGGCTGGTCGGGCTCCTCGCCGTGGCCGCGCCGTGGGGGTGGCGGCGTAACCGACCGGACGTGGCGTCGATGCGGGTCGGAACCGCCGGGGCGCCGGCCGGCGCACAGGACGGGGTCGATCCGGTCCTGCTACGGGTGCTCTGTCACGAACTCCGCTCGCCGATCACCGCGCTCATGTCCCTGACCCGGGCTCTGGCCGAGCAGCCGGAGCGGCTCGGGGAGCCGGACCGGCAGGCGATGCTGCTGCTCGCTCGGGACCAGGCGTCGCATCTTGACGGGGTCTGGCGGCAGGCGGCGCGGCTCGTGCAGGACCTGACGACAACCCCCGCCGACGTCCGGGTACGCCTGCGTCGGATCCTCCCCGCCGTACTGGCGACCGCGCCCCCGGAACGGGTATGGGTGAGGGTCAGCCCGGCGGCGGGAGATCGGCTGGTGGCCGGTCAACGCGTACGCCAGATCCTGATCAACCTGGTGGACAACGCGCTGCGACACGGGCCGCCCGATGGACGGGTTTGGATCTCCGCCTCGCTGCGCTCGAACGACCTGGTGCTCGTGGTCGCCGACCA
The Micromonospora pisi DNA segment above includes these coding regions:
- a CDS encoding CDGSH iron-sulfur domain-containing protein, producing the protein MAHTGSGEPSTTVTSYEDGPLLLRGNFELRTPGGDVIDPGRDTVALCRCGGSAVKPFCDGTHKSLGFRAPAGPDPAPDGQRYGEAGTVAEISADG
- a CDS encoding DUF3618 domain-containing protein; the encoded protein is MSTDQDRIRANIEQTQDDLGRNVDALGDRVNPRRVAQHQTERARGTWQKVKENVMGSTEQVRDASLHARDASMHARDVGQERLSGLSTAASERMHGMGQSAQQQTQGHPLAAGLVAFGLGILASSLLPTSQPERQMAGQLRHKASEHAGDLKQQAMGAARQTQDSLREPAQHAAESVKSKAGQGAGALRDQAQSTGQGLRGQAEKTAKDVRQQ
- a CDS encoding phage holin family protein, producing MSSAASGPSAAQERERDPGRASIGSLLSGITRDTSTLIRQEIELAKAEARAEIRLAAKVAGMFGAAALGGFMVLLFLSYALWWGLSNVIDQGWSALIVAVVWALIAGVLITVARQRMRGLQALPQTTSTLRRTPGAVTGQGDHRSGGHQ
- a CDS encoding response regulator transcription factor, with the translated sequence MPNPATVRIALVDDHPLFVRGLELLLGATSGGRASVVGSTGDAAGAAALVRRCLPDLALVDLHMPPPGGVRAIAAIRRASPGLRIVAMSGLGETDLAVEALRAGAAGYLPKSSEPEELLPPLLAVLDGWAVLPADLLTALLTPARTRLPASAVLDDEERLLLQLIAKGNSTVEIAQNLHVSERTVKRLTASLLRKLRVSTRAEAAALAGHAGLL
- a CDS encoding sensor histidine kinase, coding for MRNEAGWAVNGGLNGLVGLLAVAAPWGWRRNRPDVASMRVGTAGAPAGAQDGVDPVLLRVLCHELRSPITALMSLTRALAEQPERLGEPDRQAMLLLARDQASHLDGVWRQAARLVQDLTTTPADVRVRLRRILPAVLATAPPERVWVRVSPAAGDRLVAGQRVRQILINLVDNALRHGPPDGRVWISASLRSNDLVLVVADQGRSCTALRAALRRSTAPPGMSGLGLWIVRQFVAVEGGTVVAYRLRSRGVAVEVRLPGRPVVGRRTGVGPGGPRDGTDRPAEWE